In one Brassica oleracea var. oleracea cultivar TO1000 chromosome C9, BOL, whole genome shotgun sequence genomic region, the following are encoded:
- the LOC106313969 gene encoding BTB/POZ domain-containing protein DOT3 isoform X1, with product MDSPSASQLKSSEDDADKVCNRSIVVPHRVVALANRFEKKDRSWYVKSKIPNDLSIQVDDITFQAHKFPLITKCGYISNTELQRSASGNGYHLKLENFPGGAETFETILKFCYGFPVDLNPLNVAALRCASEYLYMTEEFQDGNLISKTDGFITFVVLASWRDTLTVLRSCTSLSPWAENLQIVRRCCDLLAWKACNDSYDIPEDVENNERSLYNGIANLQLDHFMRVVTSVNARRGKPEVIGRLIMKHAENWLPLIDEDMEGIRGYGSGNNEFQFSVERERTEGSTLGCQEQKRTIESLVSVLPTQPEAVVPCQFLLRLLKTAIVYSASPALISDLEKRVGMALEDANVCDLLIPNFKNEDQQKGARSHEEYTIYNVDVVHRILEYFVMHEQQQQQEQQQVQGKPGITKLLDNYLAEIAKDPYLPITKFQVLAETLPENAWKCHDGLYRAIDMFLKTHPSLSEHDRRRLCKTMNCEKLSLDACLHAAQNDRLPLRTIVQINTQVLFSEQVKIRMMMMQDKQAAGTNEENPEGLEDKRTFRDSEIITLKGELENVKRKLAELQDNYNELHQVYEKLNSSKQKSTQNWGLRWEKIKKSLQIKREEDEARDKPQRRSSTGPRTSLRRRMSMS from the exons ATGGATTCACCATCTGCAAGCCAGCTGAAGAGCTCTGAAGATGATGCTGATAAAGTCTGTAATAGAAGCATTGTAGTTCCACATAGAGTTGTTGCATTAGCCAACAGATTTGAGAAGAAAGACCGTTCCTG GTATGTCAAATCTAAAATCCCTAATGATCTGTCTATTCAAGTCGACGATATTACCTTCCAAGCACACAAG TTTCCTTTGATCACCAAATGTGGTTACATAAGCAATACTGAGCTACAGCGTTCAGCTTCTGGGAATGGATATCATCTCAAGCTTGAGAACTTCCCAGGAGGAGCAGAAACGTTTGAGACCATTCTCAAATTCTGCTACGGTTTTCCGGTGGACTTGAATCCTCTCAACGTAGCTGCACTGAGATGTGCATCAGAGTATCTGTACATGACCGAAGAGTTTCAAGACGGGAATCTAATCTCCAAGACAGATGGTTTCATCACCTTTGTAGTACTTGCCTCATGGAGAGACACGCTCACTGTTCTGAGATCATGTACAAGCTTATCTCCATGGGCAGAAAACCTCCAGATTGTAAGAAGATGCTGTGACTTGCTAGCTTGGAAAGCATGCAATGATAGTTATGACATACCGGAAGATGTAGAAAACAATGAGAGAAGTCTATACAATGGTATAGCTAACCTTCAACTTGATCACTTCATGAGAGTTGTGACATCTGTAAACGCACGAAGGGGTAAACCAGAGGTTATAGGTAGACTCATCATGAAGCACGCAGAGAACTGGTTGCCGCTAATCGATGAGGATATGGAAGGCATACGAGGTTATGGATCAGGAAACAATGAGTTTCAGTTCAGTGTTGAACGAGAAAGAACAGAGGGAAGCACTTTAGGATGTCAAGAACAAAAGAGAACCATTGAAAGCTTAGTAAGCGTGCTTCCCACGCAACCTGAAGCAGTAGTACCATGCCAGTTTCTGTTGAGGTTGCTGAAGACAGCGATTGTGTATTCGGCATCCCCAGCTTTAATATCTGATCTTGAGAAGAGAGTCGGTATGGCATTGGAAGATGCTAATGTATGTGACCTCCTGATTCCTAACTTCAAGAATGAAGATCAACAAAAAGGAGCAAG ATCACATGAGGAGTACACAATATACAATGTAGACGTGGTTCACAGGATTCTTGAGTATTTTGTAATGCATGAACAGCAGCAACAACAAGAACAGCAACAGGTTCAAGGAAAGCCAGGCATAACAAAGCTATTGGACAATTACCTAGCCGAGATTGCAAAAGATCCATATCTGCCCATCACCAAGTTTCAGGTTCTAGCTGAAACGTTGCCTGAAAACGCTTGGAAATGCCATGACGGCCTCTATAGAGCAATTGATATGTTTCTCAAG ACTCATCCTTCACTATCAGAGCATGATAGGAGAAGACTGTGCAAAACAATGAACTGTGAGAAACTATCTCTTGATGCGTGCCTCCACGCTGCACAAAATGATCGGTTGCCTTTGAGAACTATAGTCCAG ATCAATACTCAGGTGCTTTTCTCGGAACAAGTGAAGATAAGGATGATGATGATGCAAGACAAGCAAGCAGCGGGGACCAATGAAGAAAATCCTGAAGGTCTTGAGGATAAACGAACATTCAGAGATAGTGAGATAATCACACTCAAGGGAGAGCTGGAGAATGTAAAGAGGAAGTTGGCAGAGCTTCAGGATAACTACAATGAGCTTCATCAAGTGTATGAAAAGCTAAACAGTAGCAAACAGAAGAGCACACAGAACTGGGGGCTGCGTTGGGAAAAGATTAAGAAGTCACTCCAGATAAAACGTGAAGAAGATGAAGCAAGAGACAAGCCACAAAGACGAAGTTCCACGGGACCAAGAACCAGCTTGAGGAGAAGAATGTCCATGTCATAA
- the LOC106318969 gene encoding ras-related protein RABH1e, producing MAAVTPLAKYKLVFLGDQSVGKTSIITRFMYDKFDTTYQATIGIDFLSKTMYMEDRTLRLQLWDTAGQERFRSLIPSYIRDSSVAVIVYDVANRQSFLNTSKWIEDVRTERGSDVIIVLVGNKTDLVDKRQVSIEEGDNKARDFGVIFIETSAKAGFNIKPLFRKISAALPGMDTLSTKQGDMVDVNLKSSTNASQAEQQGGGCSC from the exons ATGGCGGCGGTGACACCATTAGCGAAGTACAAGCTCGTCTTCCTCGGAGATCAATCCGTGGGAAAGACCAGCATCATCACTCGTTTCATGTACGACAAATTCGACACCACTTATCAG GCAACTATTGGGATTGATTTTTTGTCAAAGACAATGTACATGGAGGATAGGACTCTTCGTCTCCAGCTATG GGATACTGCTGGACAGGAGAGGTTTCGAAGTCTGATTCCAAGTTATATCAGAGATTCTTCTGTTGCTGTTATTGTCTATGATGTTGCAA ATAGGCAGTCATTCTTGAACACCTCTAAGTGGATTGAGGATGTTCGTACAGAGAGAGGTAGCGATGTCATCATTGTTCTCGTGGGTAACAAAACAGATCTCGTTGACAAGAG GCAAGTGTCAATAGAGGAAGGGGATAACAAAGCTCGTGACTTTGGAGTAATATTCATTGAGACGAGTGCAAAGGCAGGATTTAACATCAAG CCACTCTTCCGCAAGATTTCAGCAGCATTACCAGGAATGGACACACTTTCAACAAAACAAGGTGATATGGTTGATGTCAACTTAAAGTCTTCGACCAATGCGTCTCAAGCGGAGCAACAAGGAGGTGGCTGTTCGTGTTGA
- the LOC106318968 gene encoding cyclin-dependent kinase C-1: MTVADAGKLNIEEHPPLWGSRSVDCFEKLEQIGEGTYGQVYMAKDIKTGEIVALKKIRMDNEKEGFPITAIREIKILKKLHHENVVELKEIVTSPGRDTDDQGKPDNNKYKGGIYMVFEYMDHDLTGLADRPGLRFTIPQIKCYMRQLLTGLHYCHAHQILHRDIKGSNLLIDNEGQLKLADFGLARMYSQDHSGNLTNRVITLWYRPPELLLGATKYGPAIDMWSVGCIFAELLYAKPILPGKNENEQLSKIFELCGSPDENNWPGVTKMPWFNNFKPSRPLKRRVREFFGQYQVFDRHALELLDKMLVLDPSQRITAKDALDAEYFWTDPLPCDPKSLPTYEASHEFQTKKKRQEQRQREEAAKRQKLQHPHQQHSRLPPLQHGGQSHAAAPHWPAHPTNNAPPQVPAGPSHHYYGKPRGPPGPNRYPPSGNQSRGYNQSRGGYSSSGSYHQQGRGAPYAGGGPRGPNGGAYGVGPPNYTQGGQHGGSGRGQNPMGGSRNQQYGWQQ, from the exons ATGACGGTGGCAGATGCCGGGAAGCTAAACATAGAGGAGCATCCTCCTCTCTGGGGATCTCGCAGCGTTGATTGCTTCGAGAAGCTCGAACAAATCGGTGAAGGAACTTACGG GCAAGTTTACATGGCTAAAGATATCAAAACTGGTGAAATCGTGGCTCTTAAAAAGATCCGTATGGACAATGAAAAAGAAGGG TTCCCTATAACTGCCATCCGGGAGATAAAAATTCTCAAGAAGCTGCATCATGAGAATGTCGTTGAGCTTAAAGAGATTGTCACTTCACCCG GTCGGGACACAGATGACCAAGGAAAGCCAG ATAACAACAAATACAAGGGAGGGATCTATATGGTTTTTGAGTACATGGACCATGATTTGACTGGACTCGCTGATCGTCCTGGATTGAGATTCACTATTCCTCAAATCAAG TGTTACATGAGGCAACTACTCACCGGGCTTCACTATTGTCACGCCCACCAAATTCTCCACCGTGATATAAAAG GCTCGAATCTCCTTATTGACAACGAGGGACAGCTGAAGCTGGCTGATTTTGGGCTTGCAAGGATGTATTCTCAGGATCATTCTGGAAACCTCACAAATCGTGTCATCACCTTGTGGTATAG GCCTCCTGAGTTACTACTCGGGGCCACAAAGTATGGCCCAGCAATTGACATGTGGTCCGTTGGTTGCATATTTGCTGAACTTTTGTATGCAAAACCAATCTTGCCTGGCAAAAATGAG AATGAACAATTGAGCAAGATTTTTGAGCTTTGTGGATCACCTGATGAAAATAATTGGCCTGGGGTTACCAAGATGCCTTGGTTTAACAATTTTAAGCCATCACGGCCATTGAAGAGACGCGTGAGAGAGTTCTTCGGACA GTACCAAGTCTTTGATCGCCATGCACTTGAACTGCTGGACAAAATGTTGGTGCTTGACCCATCACAG AGAATAACTGCAAAGGATGCTCTTGATGCCGAGTACTTTTGGACTGATCCTCTGCCATGTGACCCAAAGAG TCTACCTACATATGAGGCATCACATGAGTTCCAGACAAAGAAAAAGCGGCAAGAGCAGCGACAAAGAGAGGAAGCAGCAAAAAGACAGAAACTGCAGCATCCACATCAGCAGCACTCTCGCTTGCCTCCATTACAACACGGTGGCCAATCTCATGCTGCTGCTCCACACTGGCCTGCCCATCCTACCAACAACGCACCACCGCAAGTACCTGCTGGACCAAGCCACCACTACTATGGGAAGCCGCGTGGTCCGCCTGGTCCGAATCGGTACCCTCCTAGCGGAAACCAGAGCAGGGGTTATAATCAGAGCCGAGGAGGTTACAGCAGCAGCGGATCATATCATCAACAAGGACGGGGAGCTCCTTATGCTGGCGGTGGGCCTAGAGGGCCTAATGGTGGTGCCTACGGGGTTGGACCGCCTAACTACACACAAGGTGGTCAGCATGGTGGCTCTGGGAGAGGTCAGAACCCAATGGGTGGTAGTAGAAACCAGCAATACGGATGGCAACAGTAG
- the LOC106316592 gene encoding annexin D6, with translation MASLKIPANVPLPEEDSEQLRKAFKGWGTNEGMIISILAHRNAAQRSLIRAVYAANYNKNLLNELDKELSGDFERAVMLWTLEPVERDAYLAKESTKMFTKNNWVLVEIACTRPALEFFKAKQAYQARYKTSLEEDVAYHTSGDIRKLLVPLVSTFRYDGNADEVNMKLASSEAKTLHKKITEKAYTDEDLIRILTTRSKAQIMATLNHFKDKFGSSINKYLKEDSEDEYVQLLKTTIKCLTYPEKYYEKVLRRAINKVGTDEWALTRVVTTRAEVDMERIKEEYLRRNSVPLDRAIANDTSGDYKDMLLALLGHDHS, from the exons ATGGCGTCTCTCAAAATTCCTGCAAATGTTCCTCTTCCCGAAGAAGACTCCGAGCAGCTCCGCAAGGCCTTTAAAG GATGGGGAACAAACGAGGGGATGATCATATCAATCTTGGCACATAGAAACGCAGCGCAACGTAGCTTAATCCGTGCTGTTTATGCAGCTAACTACAACAAAAACCTTCTCAATGAATTAGACAAAGAGCTATCCGGTGACTTTGAG AGAGCTGTGATGTTGTGGACTCTTGAGCCAGTAGAGAGAGATGCATATTTGGCCAAAGAATCTACCAAGATGTTCACCAAAAACAACTGGGTTCTTGTTGAAATCGCCTGTACTAGACCTGCTCTTGAGTTTTTCAAAGCCAAGCAAGCATACCAAGCTCGCTACAAGACCTCTCTTGAGGAGGATGTTGCGTACCACACATCTGGAGATATCCGAAAG CTATTGGTTCCTCTTGTGAGCACCTTTAGGTACGATGGAAACGCTGATGAGGTCAACATGAAGCTGGCTTCTTCAGAAGCTAAGACACTTCACAAGAAGATTACTGAGAAGGCTTACACTGATGAAGATCTCATCAGAATCCTGACAACAAGGAGCAAAGCTCAGATCATGGCCACCCTTAATCACTTCAAGGACAAGTTTGGAAGTTCCATTAACAAGTATTTAAAGGAAGATTCAGAAGATGAATATGTTCAACTACTCAAAACCACGATCAAATGCTTGACATATCCAGAGAAGTACTATGAGAAGGTTCTACGTCGAGCCATCAACAAGGTGGGTACAGACGAATGGGCACTCACTAGAGTGGTCACTACACGAGCTGAAGTCGACATGGAGCGGATCAAAGAGGAATACTTACGCAGGAACAGCGTTCCTCTTGATCGAGCCATTGCTAATGACACTTCTGGTGACTACAAGGACATGCTTCTCGCCCTTCTCGGTCATGACCATTCTTAA
- the LOC106316593 gene encoding uncharacterized protein LOC106316593: MGVVRNLCSLKFEVKIVEARNVELKSSPSSLFIRFYLHAGSNRKVELNTTEICSRPDNDVTIWNQSFGLECQGDETAIEELKQESVLFELRRRKTTSFMGKWSRSELVGRGEVSWKSVMESDGMEIERFVVMGEKKDGEDCNKPLMLKIGLKLQASKLVNTKRVEDLCGCKDCKTCDCLDYEAFVVACALDGI, translated from the coding sequence ATGGGTGTCGTGAGGAACCTTTGTTCTCTTAAATTTGAAGTAAAAATCGTGGAAGCGAGAAACGTAGAGCTCAAGTCATCACCAAGCTCTCTCTTCATTAGATTCTATCTCCATGCAGGAAGTAACCGTAAGGTTGAACTAAACACTACAGAGATCTGTTCAAGACCAGACAACGATGTCACGATATGGAACCAATCATTCGGTTTGGAGTGCCAAGGGGACGAAACCGCCATCGAGGAACTGAAGCAAGAAAGCGTCCTTTTCGAGCTGCGAAGAAGGAAAACGACATCGTTTATGGGTAAATGGTCGAGATCAGAGTTGGTGGGTAGAGGAGAGGTTTCTTGGAAATCGGTTATGGAGTCGGATGGGATGGAAATAGAGAGATTTGTAGTGATGGGTGAGAAGAAAGATGGAGAAGATTGTAATAAGCCTCTTATGTTGAAGATAGGTTTGAAACTTCAAGCTTCAAAGTTGGTGAACACTAAGAGAGTTGAAGATCTTTGTGGGTGTAAAGATTGTAAGACATGTGATTGCTTAGATTATGAAGCTTTTGTTGTGGCATGTGCGTTAGATGGTATCTAG
- the LOC106313969 gene encoding BTB/POZ domain-containing protein DOT3 isoform X2 — translation MDSPSASQLKSSEDDADKVCNRSIVVPHRVVALANRFEKKDRSWYVKSKIPNDLSIQVDDITFQAHKFPLITKCGYISNTELQRSASGNGYHLKLENFPGGAETFETILKFCYGFPVDLNPLNVAALRCASEYLYMTEEFQDGNLISKTDGFITFVVLASWRDTLTVLRSCTSLSPWAENLQIVRRCCDLLAWKACNDSYDIPEDVENNERSLYNGIANLQLDHFMRVVTSVNARRGKPEVIGRLIMKHAENWLPLIDEDMEGIRGYGSGNNEFQFSVERERTEGSTLGCQEQKRTIESLVSVLPTQPEAVVPCQFLLRLLKTAIVYSASPALISDLEKRVGMALEDANVCDLLIPNFKNEDQQKGARSHEEYTIYNVDVVHRILEYFVMHEQQQQQEQQQVQGKPGITKLLDNYLAEIAKDPYLPITKFQVLAETLPENAWKCHDGLYRAIDMFLKTHPSLSEHDRRRLCKTMNCEKLSLDACLHAAQNDRLPLRTIVQVLFSEQVKIRMMMMQDKQAAGTNEENPEGLEDKRTFRDSEIITLKGELENVKRKLAELQDNYNELHQVYEKLNSSKQKSTQNWGLRWEKIKKSLQIKREEDEARDKPQRRSSTGPRTSLRRRMSMS, via the exons ATGGATTCACCATCTGCAAGCCAGCTGAAGAGCTCTGAAGATGATGCTGATAAAGTCTGTAATAGAAGCATTGTAGTTCCACATAGAGTTGTTGCATTAGCCAACAGATTTGAGAAGAAAGACCGTTCCTG GTATGTCAAATCTAAAATCCCTAATGATCTGTCTATTCAAGTCGACGATATTACCTTCCAAGCACACAAG TTTCCTTTGATCACCAAATGTGGTTACATAAGCAATACTGAGCTACAGCGTTCAGCTTCTGGGAATGGATATCATCTCAAGCTTGAGAACTTCCCAGGAGGAGCAGAAACGTTTGAGACCATTCTCAAATTCTGCTACGGTTTTCCGGTGGACTTGAATCCTCTCAACGTAGCTGCACTGAGATGTGCATCAGAGTATCTGTACATGACCGAAGAGTTTCAAGACGGGAATCTAATCTCCAAGACAGATGGTTTCATCACCTTTGTAGTACTTGCCTCATGGAGAGACACGCTCACTGTTCTGAGATCATGTACAAGCTTATCTCCATGGGCAGAAAACCTCCAGATTGTAAGAAGATGCTGTGACTTGCTAGCTTGGAAAGCATGCAATGATAGTTATGACATACCGGAAGATGTAGAAAACAATGAGAGAAGTCTATACAATGGTATAGCTAACCTTCAACTTGATCACTTCATGAGAGTTGTGACATCTGTAAACGCACGAAGGGGTAAACCAGAGGTTATAGGTAGACTCATCATGAAGCACGCAGAGAACTGGTTGCCGCTAATCGATGAGGATATGGAAGGCATACGAGGTTATGGATCAGGAAACAATGAGTTTCAGTTCAGTGTTGAACGAGAAAGAACAGAGGGAAGCACTTTAGGATGTCAAGAACAAAAGAGAACCATTGAAAGCTTAGTAAGCGTGCTTCCCACGCAACCTGAAGCAGTAGTACCATGCCAGTTTCTGTTGAGGTTGCTGAAGACAGCGATTGTGTATTCGGCATCCCCAGCTTTAATATCTGATCTTGAGAAGAGAGTCGGTATGGCATTGGAAGATGCTAATGTATGTGACCTCCTGATTCCTAACTTCAAGAATGAAGATCAACAAAAAGGAGCAAG ATCACATGAGGAGTACACAATATACAATGTAGACGTGGTTCACAGGATTCTTGAGTATTTTGTAATGCATGAACAGCAGCAACAACAAGAACAGCAACAGGTTCAAGGAAAGCCAGGCATAACAAAGCTATTGGACAATTACCTAGCCGAGATTGCAAAAGATCCATATCTGCCCATCACCAAGTTTCAGGTTCTAGCTGAAACGTTGCCTGAAAACGCTTGGAAATGCCATGACGGCCTCTATAGAGCAATTGATATGTTTCTCAAG ACTCATCCTTCACTATCAGAGCATGATAGGAGAAGACTGTGCAAAACAATGAACTGTGAGAAACTATCTCTTGATGCGTGCCTCCACGCTGCACAAAATGATCGGTTGCCTTTGAGAACTATAGTCCAG GTGCTTTTCTCGGAACAAGTGAAGATAAGGATGATGATGATGCAAGACAAGCAAGCAGCGGGGACCAATGAAGAAAATCCTGAAGGTCTTGAGGATAAACGAACATTCAGAGATAGTGAGATAATCACACTCAAGGGAGAGCTGGAGAATGTAAAGAGGAAGTTGGCAGAGCTTCAGGATAACTACAATGAGCTTCATCAAGTGTATGAAAAGCTAAACAGTAGCAAACAGAAGAGCACACAGAACTGGGGGCTGCGTTGGGAAAAGATTAAGAAGTCACTCCAGATAAAACGTGAAGAAGATGAAGCAAGAGACAAGCCACAAAGACGAAGTTCCACGGGACCAAGAACCAGCTTGAGGAGAAGAATGTCCATGTCATAA
- the LOC106318786 gene encoding uncharacterized protein LOC106318786, with the protein MEKASSQECPYPGCFFCVMKEGNPNKRRSCILKFFRDLPSQDDDGQVLPISGLWNTAMAHPNDPEFIDLGIFECMSALIWKGLKNRRWLSHDQNIYIPYYAAHIIGSYTMNMEEFAERAVEAGVIPPLVELLRGRLTWVEQRVAVRALGHLATYPSTFSSVASHGEILELAIQLGMSSLEIVYSHFYQFPDRRLSYHCDLLTRGMGGVEMESRKAEEWASQLQCWSLQLINCFAFKSEFLPALCKPEFLVSLPVMWGGLVNENSPAGIGLLRTICQHKLGRGPVSSCSGMMEALCNIARSSDDWQYMAIECLLWLLQDPNTSHKVVDKAVPTLVDLAEITNLGDHKKLGDSIVSVLQECDSVGSRSRELIEETVNVRQRLKWEKSMPKEDLHIKQAAALVVKLEGNSLFSSGDIAGAAEKYSEALSLCPMRSKKERVVLYSNRAQCHLLLQQPLVAISDATRALSLHNPVNRHAKSLWRRAQAYDMLGLAKESLLDAILFINECSQSNDPDLSMRQNKVPDYAERLVKKQMRAAWLFKEAALKHGGVHRKGEEREVYGNESDDSEWETASESDIGDDGRDHMGLDDEEEEEEVEGHGEKWKNREKSSDKTEKTSSKGMRHGYSIKLAEEDM; encoded by the exons ATGGAGAAAGCATCTTCACAAGAGTGTCCCTATCCAGGATGCTTCTTCTGCGTGATGAAAGAAGGAAACCCAAACAAACGAAGATCATGCATCCTCAAGTTCTTCCGCGACCTCCCTTCCCAAGACGACGACGGCCAAGTCCTCCCCATCAGCGGCCTCTGGAACACAGCCATGGCCCACCCCAACGACCCCGAGTTCATCGACCTCGGCATCTTCGAGTGCATGTCCGCCCTCATCTGGAAAGGCCTCAAAAACCGCCGCTGGCTCTCTCACGACCAGAACATCTACATCCCTTACTACGCCGCCCACATCATCGGCTCCTACACCATGAACATGGAGGAGTTCGCTGAGCGGGCCGTGGAGGCGGGAGTTATCCCGCCTCTCGTCGAGCTCCTCAGAGGCAGGCTCACCTGGGTGGAGCAGAGAGTGGCGGTCCGCGCTCTAGGGCATTTGGCTACTTACCCGAGCACGTTCTCCTCCGTGGCGAGCCACGGAGAGATACTCGAGTTGGCTATACAGCTTGGGATGAGCTCGCTGGAGATTGTTTACTCTCATTTTTACCAGTTCCCGGATAGGAGGTTGAGTTACCATTGCGATCTGCTGACACGTGGCATGGGAGGCGTTGAGATGGAGTCGAGAAAGGCCGAGGAGTGGGCTTCCCAGCTGCAGTGTTGGTCTCTTCAGCTTATCAACTGTTTCGCGTTTAAATCTGAGTTTCTTCCCGCTTTGTGCAAGCCTGAGTTTCTTGTGAGTCTTCCCGTTATGTGGGGAGGTCTCGTGAACGAGAACTCCCCCGCTGGGATTGGTCTGCTTAGGACGATCTGTCAGCATAAGCTCGGCCGCGGACCTGTGTCCTCCTGTTCTGGAATGATGGAGGCGTTGTGCAATATCGCTCGCTCTTCTGATGATTGGCAGTACATGGCGATCGAGTGTCTCCTCTGGCTGCTCCAAGATCCGAACACTTCTCACAAAGTGGTTGATAAAGCCGTGCCTACGCTCGTGGATTTAGCAGAGATCACAAACTTGGGAGACCACAAGAAGCTAGGAGACTCCATTGTCAGCGTTCTTCAAGAATGCGACTCCGTGGGGAGCCGCTCGAGGGAGTTGATAGAAGAGACGGTGAACGTTAGGCAGAGACTCAAGTGGGAGAAAAGTATGCCTAAAGAGGATCTCCACATCAAACAAGCGGCAGCTCTGGTGGTCAAACTCGAAGGGAACTCTCTCTTTTCGTCGGGAGATATCGCAGGCGCGGCGGAGAAGTACTCTGAAGCGTTGTCTCTATGTCCGATGAGGTCGAAGAAGGAGAGAGTCGTGCTGTACAGCAATCGAGCGCAGTGTCATCTCCTGCTTCAACAGCCTCTGGTTGCTATAAGCGACGCCACGCGCGCGCTTTCTTTGCACAACCCTGTGAACAGGCACGCGAAGAGTCTTTGGAGGAGAGCTCAGGCTTACGATATGTTGGGATTAGCTAAAGAGAGTTTGTTAGACGCGATTCTGTTTATTAATGAGTGTTCTCAGTCGAATGATCCGGATCTGTCCATGAGGCAGAACAAGGTTCCTGATTACGCGGAGAGGCTGGTGAAGAAGCAGATGAGAGCTGCTTGGTTGTTTAAAGAGGCGGCGTTGAAGCATGGAGGTGTGCATAGGAAAGGGGAAGAGAGGGAAGTGTATGGGAATGAAAGCGATGATTCGGAGTGGGAAACTGCGAGTGAGAGTGATATTGGAGATGATGGGAGGGATCATATGGGACTTGATGATGAGGAGGAGGAAGAAGAAGTTGAAGGACATGGAGAGAAGTGGAAGAACCGGGAGAAATCTAGTGATAAAACTGAGAAAACTTCTTCAAAAG GTATGAGACATGGATATAGCATAAAGCTAGCAGAAGAGGATATGTGA